One Lutra lutra chromosome 7, mLutLut1.2, whole genome shotgun sequence DNA window includes the following coding sequences:
- the BLOC1S6 gene encoding biogenesis of lysosome-related organelles complex 1 subunit 6 isoform X1 → MSVPGPTSPDGILAGPPHDLGAGKLTPGLSDTSPDEGLLEDLTVEDKAVEQLAEGLLSHYLPDLQRSKQALQELTQNQVVLLDTLEQEISKFKECHSMLDINALFTEAKHYHAKLVNIRKEMLMLHEKTSKLKKRALKLQQKRQKEELEREQQREKEFEREKQLTAKPAKRT, encoded by the exons ATGAGTGTTCCTGGGCCGACGTCCCCGGACGGGATCCTGGCAGGGCCACCCCACGACCTCGGGGCCGGGAAGCTGACGC CAGGTTTAAGTGACACTTCGCCAGATGAAGGGTTACTAGAGGACTTGACTGTAGAGGACAAAGCTGTGGAGCAGCTGGCAGAAGGATTGCTTTCTCACTACCTGCCAGATTTGCAGAGATCAAAACAAGCTCTTCAGGAACTCAC ACAGAACCAAGTTGTATTACTAGACACACTGGAACAAGAGATTTCGAAATTTAAAGAATGTCATTCTATGTTGGATATTAATGCTTTG TTCACTGAAGCTAAACACTATCATGCCAAGTTGGTGAATATAAGAAAAGAGATGCTGATGCTTCATGAAAAGACGTCCAAGTTAAAA aaaaGAGCCCTTAAACTGCagcagaagaggcagaaagaagagttGGAAAGGGAGCAGCAACGTGAGAAggaatttgaaagagaaaagcagttaaCTGCCAAACCAGCTAAGAGGACATGA
- the BLOC1S6 gene encoding biogenesis of lysosome-related organelles complex 1 subunit 6 isoform X2, whose translation MSVPGPTSPDGILAGPPHDLGAGKLTLGLSDTSPDEGLLEDLTVEDKAVEQLAEGLLSHYLPDLQRSKQALQELTQNQVVLLDTLEQEISKFKECHSMLDINALFTEAKHYHAKLVNIRKEMLMLHEKTSKLKKRALKLQQKRQKEELEREQQREKEFEREKQLTAKPAKRT comes from the exons ATGAGTGTTCCTGGGCCGACGTCCCCGGACGGGATCCTGGCAGGGCCACCCCACGACCTCGGGGCCGGGAAGCTGACGCTGG GTTTAAGTGACACTTCGCCAGATGAAGGGTTACTAGAGGACTTGACTGTAGAGGACAAAGCTGTGGAGCAGCTGGCAGAAGGATTGCTTTCTCACTACCTGCCAGATTTGCAGAGATCAAAACAAGCTCTTCAGGAACTCAC ACAGAACCAAGTTGTATTACTAGACACACTGGAACAAGAGATTTCGAAATTTAAAGAATGTCATTCTATGTTGGATATTAATGCTTTG TTCACTGAAGCTAAACACTATCATGCCAAGTTGGTGAATATAAGAAAAGAGATGCTGATGCTTCATGAAAAGACGTCCAAGTTAAAA aaaaGAGCCCTTAAACTGCagcagaagaggcagaaagaagagttGGAAAGGGAGCAGCAACGTGAGAAggaatttgaaagagaaaagcagttaaCTGCCAAACCAGCTAAGAGGACATGA